In a genomic window of Shouchella clausii:
- a CDS encoding tetraprenyl-beta-curcumene synthase family protein, with amino-acid sequence MGTVPANPFKIIQLAFKETVPKAHAELQKWHQEALKIEDVEIREQAAWTVNDKTFHCEGGSIFALLAGENKDNHIQFLVAYQTICDYLDTLCDKNDAHDPNDFRSIHQALLDCLTPDKPYGDYYQYRDRFEDNGYLRKLVDACREATASFPGFADMQTHMQEVSQFYIDFQVYKHVEEEKREPLLKDFYERNKHFAPTMRWYEFACGTASTLALYCMAAYAAAPVQTAQGQQIKEAYFPWVQGVHILLDYFIDQEEDRQENEMNFVAYYRDSKEMFERFKYIDEKATEKLQMLPDKKFHLLLKTGLYALYLSDKKVMSHPRLKAEAKQLIKLGGFPASLFYYNRWIFKRKIS; translated from the coding sequence ATGGGCACAGTGCCTGCCAACCCATTTAAAATTATACAACTAGCTTTTAAGGAAACCGTGCCAAAAGCGCATGCCGAGCTGCAGAAATGGCATCAAGAAGCATTAAAAATCGAGGATGTCGAAATCCGGGAGCAAGCCGCTTGGACGGTCAATGATAAAACGTTTCATTGTGAAGGCGGCAGCATTTTTGCATTGCTGGCAGGAGAAAATAAGGACAACCATATTCAATTTTTAGTTGCCTACCAAACGATTTGTGATTATCTTGATACACTTTGTGACAAAAATGATGCCCATGATCCAAATGATTTCCGTTCCATCCATCAAGCACTTTTAGACTGTTTGACGCCTGACAAACCGTATGGCGATTATTATCAGTATCGTGATCGCTTCGAAGACAACGGGTATTTGCGGAAATTGGTCGATGCTTGCCGGGAAGCGACTGCTTCTTTTCCTGGATTTGCGGACATGCAAACGCATATGCAGGAAGTATCCCAGTTTTACATTGACTTTCAAGTATACAAGCATGTCGAGGAAGAAAAACGTGAGCCGTTATTAAAGGATTTTTATGAACGCAACAAACATTTTGCCCCGACGATGCGTTGGTATGAATTTGCTTGCGGAACAGCCTCTACCCTTGCCTTATACTGTATGGCCGCTTATGCTGCTGCCCCTGTACAGACTGCTCAAGGCCAGCAAATAAAAGAGGCGTATTTTCCTTGGGTACAAGGCGTCCATATTCTGCTCGATTATTTTATTGACCAAGAAGAAGACCGCCAAGAAAACGAAATGAATTTTGTCGCTTATTATCGGGACAGCAAAGAAATGTTCGAGCGTTTTAAATACATTGATGAGAAGGCGACAGAAAAGCTGCAAATGCTTCCCGATAAAAAATTCCATTTGCTGTTGAAAACAGGGCTGTACGCGTTGTATTTATCAGATAAAAAAGTGATGAGCCATCCTCGTTTGAAAGCAGAAGCAAAACAATTAATCAAACTAGGCGGTTTTCCAGCAAGCTTGTTTTATTACAACCGTTGGATTTTTAAACGTAAAATTTCATAA
- a CDS encoding helix-turn-helix domain-containing protein has translation MHSFGSKLKQLREEQGFSQEQLAKELNVSRQAVWKWETDKGLPDIQNIVRLSELFDVTTDYLLKESELIAEPTPTRKWNSEEDIGFYLGMILILVGGLAFEGSTSWILISIGLVFLVFFDELLISIKRFFSNRDN, from the coding sequence ATGCATTCTTTTGGAAGCAAACTGAAACAGCTCCGTGAAGAACAAGGATTTTCTCAAGAACAATTGGCGAAAGAATTGAACGTTTCCAGGCAAGCCGTGTGGAAATGGGAGACAGACAAAGGTTTGCCAGACATTCAAAATATTGTCCGTCTAAGTGAATTATTCGACGTTACGACTGATTATTTATTAAAGGAGAGCGAGCTAATAGCGGAACCCACTCCGACTAGGAAGTGGAACAGCGAAGAAGACATTGGCTTTTATTTAGGAATGATTCTGATTTTAGTTGGCGGTTTGGCATTTGAAGGGAGCACTTCATGGATTTTGATATCAATAGGGTTAGTCTTCCTCGTCTTTTTTGACGAACTGCTCATTTCAATAAAGCGTTTCTTTTCTAATCGTGACAATTAA
- a CDS encoding GNAT family N-acetyltransferase, which translates to MNSLKTNRLYLRELADEDAPELFTIWSTPAVTKFMNIIPLTDVTQAEDIIKMFAQLSKEKKGNRYSIFLAETGDLIGTCGFNQLDADNDRGEIGYELGERYWGHGYMKEALMKLVEVGFASFALNRIEAKVEPENSASIGLLEKIGFQNEGLLRQYEKAKGRYIDLYLFSLLKEEWA; encoded by the coding sequence ATGAACTCATTGAAAACAAACCGCCTCTACCTTCGGGAATTGGCAGACGAAGATGCCCCCGAGCTGTTCACCATTTGGTCAACGCCGGCGGTCACAAAATTTATGAATATCATTCCGTTAACGGATGTCACACAAGCAGAAGACATTATTAAGATGTTTGCACAGCTAAGCAAAGAAAAGAAAGGAAACCGATATTCGATTTTTCTCGCTGAAACAGGCGATCTGATTGGCACTTGCGGCTTTAACCAGCTTGATGCTGACAATGACAGAGGCGAAATTGGGTATGAATTAGGGGAACGTTATTGGGGCCATGGTTATATGAAGGAAGCGCTCATGAAATTGGTGGAAGTCGGCTTTGCTTCATTTGCATTAAATCGGATTGAAGCAAAAGTCGAACCAGAAAACAGCGCCTCGATTGGCTTGTTAGAGAAAATCGGTTTTCAAAATGAAGGGCTTTTGCGACAGTATGAAAAGGCAAAAGGCCGGTATATTGACCTTTATTTGTTTAGTTTATTAAAGGAAGAGTGGGCTTAA
- a CDS encoding carbohydrate ABC transporter permease, protein MRSRGWKIIAYCLLLFGAALSLLPFFWMVRSALMTSSEIFQFPPKMLPDHWLWGNFIEIFEVVEFGLYLKNTLFILIPVLIGTVLTSCMCGFGFARLQFPGKNIWFTLIIATMMLPPAVTLIPTFMLWTELGAINTYWPLVFPSFFGGGGFFIFLMRQFFMSIPRELDEAALIDGANYVQIFVFVLLPLVKPALLVVAFFTFTNVWNDFFGPLIYLNDESLFTLALGLLQLQGTYTSDWNLIMAAATVMTLPAILVFFLGQNILLKVLR, encoded by the coding sequence ATGCGAAGCCGAGGCTGGAAAATCATCGCTTATTGCCTGTTGCTTTTCGGAGCGGCTCTGTCGTTGCTGCCATTTTTCTGGATGGTACGAAGTGCGCTCATGACCTCTTCTGAAATTTTCCAATTTCCGCCGAAAATGTTGCCGGATCATTGGCTATGGGGAAATTTTATTGAAATTTTTGAAGTGGTTGAATTCGGCTTGTATTTGAAAAATACACTGTTTATCCTGATTCCTGTCCTAATCGGGACAGTGTTGACAAGTTGCATGTGCGGTTTTGGTTTTGCACGCCTTCAATTTCCAGGGAAAAATATCTGGTTTACACTCATTATTGCCACGATGATGCTTCCACCTGCCGTCACATTAATCCCAACCTTTATGCTTTGGACGGAGCTTGGCGCTATTAATACGTATTGGCCTCTTGTGTTTCCAAGCTTTTTTGGCGGTGGTGGCTTCTTCATCTTTTTAATGAGGCAATTTTTTATGAGTATTCCCCGGGAATTAGACGAAGCGGCATTAATCGATGGCGCCAATTATGTGCAAATTTTTGTTTTTGTGCTCCTGCCCCTTGTCAAGCCTGCGCTACTAGTTGTTGCCTTTTTCACTTTCACGAATGTGTGGAATGACTTTTTCGGCCCATTGATTTACTTAAATGACGAATCATTGTTTACACTGGCACTCGGTCTTTTGCAGCTCCAAGGCACGTATACATCGGACTGGAATTTAATTATGGCTGCGGCGACTGTCATGACGTTGCCGGCGATTCTTGTCTTCTTTCTTGGGCAAAATATTTTGTTGAAGGTGTTACGCTAA
- a CDS encoding carbohydrate ABC transporter permease → MGARKKTTRFARKEHLAGYLFTLPAILGLLVWTIGPIVASLVLSFTDYQVIADTINWIGFDNYITIFTEDLYFKQALVVTLYFAFASTAATLVAALLIALLMNMKIKGQGLWRTLFYLPVLVPAVAANILWMWLFNPEFGLLNGILRFFGLPASMWIYDEASVIPSLILLSIWGCGGAALIFLAGLQEIPKDQLEAVELDGGNAWHQFRFVTIPTISPIIFFNLIMGLIGAFQTFNQAYIMTEGGPNNASLFYVYLIYREAFVHSNMGYASALAWILFLVVSLFTVLIFRWGKGWVFYGGGK, encoded by the coding sequence ATGGGGGCTAGGAAAAAAACGACTCGGTTTGCGAGAAAAGAGCATCTTGCTGGCTATCTGTTTACGCTGCCGGCGATTTTAGGCTTGCTCGTTTGGACAATTGGCCCGATTGTTGCCAGCTTGGTTTTGAGCTTTACCGATTACCAAGTGATCGCGGACACAATCAATTGGATTGGGTTCGACAATTATATAACCATTTTCACAGAAGATCTTTATTTTAAGCAAGCACTTGTCGTTACGTTGTATTTTGCGTTTGCCAGCACTGCCGCCACACTCGTCGCTGCCTTGTTGATCGCTCTGCTTATGAACATGAAGATAAAAGGGCAAGGGCTGTGGCGGACGCTCTTTTATTTGCCTGTACTTGTGCCAGCAGTGGCAGCAAACATTTTATGGATGTGGTTGTTTAATCCAGAATTTGGCCTGCTCAATGGCATTCTCCGCTTCTTTGGGCTCCCTGCCTCTATGTGGATCTATGACGAGGCATCGGTTATCCCGTCGCTGATTTTGTTAAGCATATGGGGCTGTGGCGGCGCTGCGCTCATTTTTCTAGCCGGTTTGCAAGAAATCCCGAAAGACCAATTGGAAGCAGTCGAGTTGGATGGCGGAAATGCTTGGCACCAGTTCCGCTTTGTGACAATCCCTACTATTTCGCCAATCATTTTCTTCAATTTGATTATGGGACTAATCGGCGCATTTCAAACGTTTAACCAAGCCTATATTATGACAGAGGGAGGGCCCAATAACGCAAGTTTGTTTTATGTGTATTTAATTTATCGAGAAGCATTTGTCCACAGTAATATGGGGTATGCCAGCGCATTAGCGTGGATTTTGTTCCTTGTTGTCTCGTTGTTCACGGTGTTGATTTTTAGATGGGGCAAAGGCTGGGTTTTCTACGGAGGTGGCAAATAA
- a CDS encoding ABC transporter substrate-binding protein: MKGLLKDACHVVTLLAAFSCSGCLFASVGTNDPVELRFTYWGGPLEREAVETLIATFNNEHPGIQVRAQLVPINSYVEKMNVMAASKTLPDVGYFPEGSLYPWVENGMLRDLTPLLTGDEANEKLDYTLYQFHDGPIAGGSVANEVINIYYNKQLFAEAGVELPPTKAEEAWSWDEFVEVAKMLTVDRNGRRANEPGFDENRIETYGVSNFTGWIDSFLFSNGGGFVDETGKQLLIDQPESIEVLQHVADLMYVHHVMPKPSDLSTVPATDTALLTKRVAMAVDGQWAMQELGRASVKDGLDFGIGVLPYFEQPATTNYGTPIVAFETGKEGEHRQAVDTFLTYIMDPENVLMLIHEGLWMPNETAWYEDREKIERWIDTPIHPPEYEEAVVDWAKDYVVQNPNYFWDDRQKAGDIISPALDQLWLNNKTAEEVVLDDIMPRMKRQFGDKYE, from the coding sequence ATGAAAGGTCTGTTAAAGGACGCCTGTCATGTTGTCACGCTTCTAGCCGCCTTTAGTTGTTCCGGCTGCCTGTTTGCTTCTGTCGGCACCAATGACCCAGTAGAGCTGCGTTTTACCTACTGGGGTGGGCCGCTAGAGCGAGAAGCAGTTGAAACATTAATTGCCACATTTAATAACGAGCATCCAGGGATTCAAGTGAGGGCACAGCTTGTCCCGATTAATAGCTATGTGGAGAAAATGAATGTGATGGCTGCATCGAAAACACTTCCCGACGTAGGCTATTTTCCAGAGGGCAGCTTGTACCCGTGGGTGGAAAACGGCATGCTTCGCGATTTGACGCCATTGTTGACAGGAGACGAAGCAAACGAAAAGCTCGATTATACGCTATATCAGTTTCATGATGGGCCGATTGCTGGGGGCAGCGTCGCGAATGAAGTGATAAACATTTATTACAACAAACAATTGTTTGCAGAAGCGGGAGTAGAACTGCCGCCGACAAAAGCAGAAGAGGCATGGAGCTGGGATGAATTTGTCGAAGTCGCCAAAATGCTTACTGTAGATCGGAACGGACGGAGGGCGAATGAGCCTGGCTTTGATGAGAACCGGATTGAAACATACGGCGTCAGCAATTTTACGGGGTGGATCGACTCTTTCTTATTCAGCAACGGCGGCGGTTTTGTTGATGAAACAGGCAAACAGTTGTTGATCGATCAACCTGAATCAATAGAAGTGCTGCAGCACGTTGCCGACTTAATGTATGTGCATCATGTGATGCCAAAGCCGTCGGATTTATCAACCGTTCCAGCGACAGACACGGCGCTTTTAACAAAGCGTGTCGCTATGGCTGTTGACGGCCAATGGGCGATGCAGGAGCTTGGCCGGGCGAGTGTTAAGGACGGCTTGGACTTTGGCATCGGCGTACTGCCGTATTTTGAACAACCGGCAACGACTAATTATGGGACGCCGATTGTCGCCTTTGAGACAGGGAAGGAAGGCGAGCATAGGCAAGCAGTCGATACGTTTTTAACATACATCATGGATCCAGAAAATGTACTAATGCTTATTCATGAAGGGCTGTGGATGCCAAACGAAACAGCCTGGTACGAGGATCGTGAAAAAATAGAGCGTTGGATCGACACGCCGATTCATCCACCTGAATACGAAGAGGCAGTGGTCGACTGGGCTAAAGACTACGTTGTCCAAAACCCGAATTATTTTTGGGATGATCGGCAAAAAGCAGGCGACATCATTTCACCTGCCTTAGACCAGCTATGGCTAAACAACAAAACAGCAGAGGAAGTCGTACTTGATGACATTATGCCAAGGATGAAACGCCAGTTTGGCGACAAATATGAGTAG
- a CDS encoding AraC family ligand binding domain-containing protein: MIHALEPVRYASAGEVETMKPFLPSYPHAGRYVLLIGIRGSLFIEQEGHLYEVGPGHTLLLKKGIKHRGIKPSKPGLSYYWFHFNLDNHRATYLDKKQMDEQIMRFRKNVQPYPCFIHFYTDVFKPQQSKG; encoded by the coding sequence ATGATTCATGCGCTAGAACCCGTTCGTTACGCATCGGCCGGCGAAGTCGAAACAATGAAGCCCTTTTTGCCATCCTACCCGCACGCTGGACGCTATGTATTGTTGATCGGCATTCGCGGCTCTTTGTTCATTGAGCAAGAAGGCCATTTATACGAAGTCGGTCCTGGCCATACGTTGCTTTTAAAAAAAGGCATTAAACATAGGGGGATCAAACCGTCTAAGCCTGGCTTGTCCTACTATTGGTTTCACTTTAATTTAGACAATCATCGTGCAACGTATCTAGACAAAAAACAAATGGACGAACAGATTATGCGCTTTCGCAAGAACGTACAGCCATATCCTTGCTTCATTCATTTTTATACCGACGTTTTCAAGCCACAGCAATCGAAAGGCTGA